The Eikenella corrodens genome segment CACCGCCCAGCTCACCGGCGAAGCGAAAGACATGGTTCGCAAAGACAGCCAATTTTGGATGGTGAAACCGCGCGTGGATCAAAGCGGCATCACCGGCTTGAGCACGCTCGTGTCCGGCTCGTATATCGCCCTGATGCCCGGGAAAAGCCCGGAAGAAGCACGCGAATTCACCGTGGCCGATGTGCCACCCGTGTCTGCCTTCGCCCAAGGCGGCCTGCGGTTGCGCTTAAAAGGCGGCAGCGGCAAAATTCTTAGCAGCGGCAGCCCGGTGATGTACCGCGACATCGTGGTGGGCATCGTGGAGAGCGCGAAATTCGATCCCGCATCCAAAACCACCGACTACCAAATCTTCATCGGCAACCCCAACGACAAACTCATCGGCAGCAACGTGCGCTTCTGGCTGCACAGCGGCCTCAAAATCGAGCTCGGCGGCAGCGGCCTCAAAGTGGATACCCCTTCCCTGCCCGCCCTGATTTCCGGTGCCATAGCCTTCGACGACCCACCCAGCGGCGACAAAGGTAGCCAGGTGGGCAACAACACCCTCTTCCCTCTCTACGACAGCCGTGCCGACGTGGACAACCAGGCCGACGCGCGCTCGCTGTATTACGTGGTCTTCTTCAAACAAAGCGTGCGCGGTCTGGCCGCCGGTGCGCCCGTAGAATACAAAGGCATCCCCATCGGCACGGTAACCGACGTGCCCTATTTCAGCCGCAATGACAGCCTCAACCTGTTCGACAACGGCTGGATTCCCGTGCGCATCCGCATCGACCCCTCCCGCCTCGAAATCAACGCCGACAGCCAAAGCAAAGAAGCCTGGGCCGACCAAATCAACCGTGCTCTCAATAAAGGCCTCAGCGCCACCCTATCCAGCAACAATCTGCTCACCGGCTCCCTATTTGTCGAACTTTCCGAAGCCCCCGGCCAAAGCGTGCTCAAACCTGCCGCCAACTATCAGGGCAATACTGTGATCGCCAGCCGTAACGGCGGCAGCCTGGGCGATTTGCAACAGCAAATATCCACCCTGCTCGACAAATTCAACCGCCTGCCGCTGGATAAAACCGTGCGCGAACTCAACGGCAGCCTGACCGAGCTGAAAGGCACGCTCGCCCAAGCCAACCGCCTGCTCGGCCAGCCGCAAACCCAACAACTGCCCGGCGAGCTCAACCGTACCCTGGCCGAACTGCGCACCACCCTGCAGGGCGTATCCCCGCAATCGCCCGTATATGGCGATGTGCAGAAAACCCTGCGCAGCATCGACCGTACCCTGCAGCAGGCCGCGCCCGTGCTCAACACCCTCAAAGAGCAGCCCAACGCCCTGATTTTCAACTCTTCCGCCACCGACCCCACCCCGAAAGGAAGCCGCTGATGTCCTTGTTTGCCAAACTGTCCGCCGCCACCACAGCCCTGCTGCTGGCCGCCTGCGCCTCTACCCCCGCCACCCAGTATTTCAGCCTGCCCGACAGCGCCTTCGTGCCGCCTGCCGGCCAAAGCAGCGGCCAAACCGCCGTGCAAATCATCCTGGCCGAGCCGCTCGGTCAAGGCGGCCTCGTTTACCAAACCGACGCCCACCGCCTCAACTTCGCCCGCCACCACCTATGGGCCGCCCCACTGGATCAAAGCCTTGCCGCTGCCTTCAGCAACCGGCTCAACCGACGCGGCAGCGCCCGCTTCGTGCCCTACGGCCGCGGCAACGGCCTGCCCGTGCTCAAGATTTACATCGAGCAATTCCAAGGCAGCTTCCAAGGCCACACCCTCGTGAGCGGCTATGCCCAATGGCCAAACGGCCGAACCACCCCGTTCAACATCCAAACCCCGCAGCAAGGCGACGGCTACCCCGCCATGGTGGAATCCCTGTCCCAAGGCCTCAACCGCGCTGCCGATACCGTGGGCGGGCACTAAATATCCCGCCGCAGGCATCAACAAAGGCTACCTGAAATTTTCAGGTAGCCTTTTTTAGGGCAGGCAGCATAGATGCATCACAGCTTGTCGCTATCGCGGATGAAAACGAGCATGGAGCAAGGCGGCAAGGCGCAGTCGGTAATACTGATCGCCAGACGAGCCAACGCCGTGGCATGCTTGTTTCCATTCACACGACAACTCTTCACTTTATGCGGCCTAAGCTCGCCCTACCCTTCCCCCGCACTGTCTGCAACTTGCCGCCAGCTAGGAGCAAACCTGCACATTTGCGTTTTCAGGTAGCCTGTCCTCATTTTTTGGCAAAACCGCGTGCCTGCAGAAAAGGCAGGATATGCGGGCGCAAGGGTTGGGCCAGGGTACGGGCAATTTGGCCGCGCCAGTCCAAATCCAGCCCGCTGCGGGCCTGATAGTAGGCGGCCAGTTCGCGGTTGTAGGCATCAAGAGTATCGCTGCCGCATTCGCGGTAGCGGTTTTCGCTCACGATGGCGTCAAGCGGCAGGCGTGGGCGGTGCAGCGGGTCTTGTGCGGGGTGGCCGAGGCAGAGGCCGAACAGCGGCACAGCAGTATCGGGCAGGCCGAGGGCTTCGGCGGCAGAGGCAATATCGTTGCGCAGGGAGCCGATATACACGCCGCCCAGGCCGAGCGATTCGGCAGCCAGCAAAACATTTTGCGCGGTAATGCCGGCATCCACAGCGCCAAGCAGCAGGGCTTCGGTATAGTCGGTTTGGATGTTGGGCACAAGGTGGCGGTGTTTGGTGTAGTCGATGCAGAACACGAGGAATTCCGGCGCAAGATGGACATATTCTTGTTGGGCGGCAATTTGATACAGCTGCTCGCGCACGGCAGGGTCGGTAACGCGGATGATATGGATGCACTGCATGAAGCTGGACGAAGAAGCGGCGTGACCAGCCTCGAGCACAGCGGCAAGCTGCTCCGGCGCAACGGGCTCGGCAGTGAATTTGCGGATAGAGCGATGAGCCAGCGCAGTGGTCAGTACGGGTTGGGAGTTGAATTGGGTGGGCATGGGAATCCTGTATCAGCGGTGGAAAGGCTACCTGAAAATTGAAATGGCGAGATGGTTGAGCCACCTACCCGGCTGTCTAATATGAACGTTTATGCCAAAGGTTTTCAGGTAGCCCATTAAACGTAAGGCTACCTGAAAACTGAAGCGCTGGATACAAGGCGCAAGCTGTTAGCTGAAACCAGGTTTACTCAGCAGTTTTTTTATTGCCGTCCACCACCACGGTGAGCTTGCCGGTGGTGGGATGGATCACCAAACCATGTACGGCAATGTGCGCGGGCATCAGCGGGTGTTGTTTGATGAGATTCACGGTATGGCGCACGCTGTCATCGGCATTATCGAAGCCGGTGAGCCAGCCGTCCAAGTCAATACCGGCATGGCGCAAGGTGTTGATATTGGCTTCTGGGATGCCGGCAGCCCGGGCTTTGTTCAGCAGGCGTTCAGGGGAAAAGCCACACATGCCGCAGTCGTGGTGTGCCACCACCATGATTTCTTCCACATGCAAATCAAACACGCCCACCAAGAGGCTGCGCATGACCGAGCCCCAGGGGTGCAGCACTACCGCGCCAGCATTGCGGATCACTTTGGCATCGCCGTTTTTCAAGCCCAAGGCGGCATACAGCAGCTCAAGAATGCGCGTATCCATGCAGGACAGGATGGCCAGTTTCTTTTCAGGATATTTATCGCTAAAAAATTCTACGTATTTGCCGCTTTCAACGAAGCGCTTGTTGTGATCAATTATTTCATTGAGTAGATTCATGAAAGTTTCCTTCGATAGTTGTGGGTGGAGCCGCAAATTGATGCAGAAATCAATAAGGTTCATTATATACCAGCGCGGCAAATCATTTCTGCATTCTGTTGGAATCTACTCCATACATACAAACAGGCTACCTGAAAATAGTTTCAGGTAGCCTGTAGAGGCAAAATCTGCTCGAATTAAGAACGGATACCAGATGCTTTCACGCTGTCGATGTAGCCGTGATCATTAATGCGGATATGACGGAACAGCCAGCCTTCGCACAAATCGATTACTTCATTTAAAGCTTCAGCATCGCCGTTGTGATAACGGGCTTGCAGGGTAGTCATTCGGTTTACAAAGTTCTGATGCACTTTTCTGTGCTGCTCTACGAGGCGGTATTGCGCCTCTTCCAGCATCATTTCTTCGTAGCTGAAGTGTTCTACGGTGTAGTCAATCAGGTGTTGGAATTCCTGCTCGACAGCTTCTTTATCGTTAGCTTCTCTAGCATCATACAGTTTATTAATATAATCAACTAGCTGCTTGTGTTGTGCATCGATATCGTCGAATCCAGTATCCAAATCGGAAGTCCAGTATACAAAAGGCATAGCGTATCCCTCATCAAGTAAACAAAAAATTGATTGCACCCGGCATTTAACTCCCTTGCCTGGTGGCAACCTTCATATAACCGAAAACCTGCCAACCATAACTGCGGCAGCATGGAAAACAAATTTGTAATAATCTTCCTATTTCTTCCTAGCAAGTATTATGCCAGCTTCCTCTTCTGACGTAAATAAACCTTTCTGCCGAAACAGAAAGGTTTATTGATTACCGGCAAGAATACCGGCAAAACTACCGGCACTCACAGGTTTAGCGGCGGCCGTAGCCGTCTACTTGGATTTCCACACGACGATTGGGCTGCAGGCAGGCAATCAGCTGACTGCGGCCACCGTGGTTGTCGCACTGTTTAACCGGCTGGGATTCACCCATGCCAACTGCGCGGATTTTGTCAGCCGGCAAGCCTTGGGCTGC includes the following:
- the pqiB gene encoding intermembrane transport protein PqiB — protein: MNKPSSTRESQAKIRRNRSFSFMVWLIPLIALFTGGWLLFDHIRNTGPEVTLYMSNAEGIEVNNTVIKVLDVDVGRVTAIHLRPGQEGVALTAQLTGEAKDMVRKDSQFWMVKPRVDQSGITGLSTLVSGSYIALMPGKSPEEAREFTVADVPPVSAFAQGGLRLRLKGGSGKILSSGSPVMYRDIVVGIVESAKFDPASKTTDYQIFIGNPNDKLIGSNVRFWLHSGLKIELGGSGLKVDTPSLPALISGAIAFDDPPSGDKGSQVGNNTLFPLYDSRADVDNQADARSLYYVVFFKQSVRGLAAGAPVEYKGIPIGTVTDVPYFSRNDSLNLFDNGWIPVRIRIDPSRLEINADSQSKEAWADQINRALNKGLSATLSSNNLLTGSLFVELSEAPGQSVLKPAANYQGNTVIASRNGGSLGDLQQQISTLLDKFNRLPLDKTVRELNGSLTELKGTLAQANRLLGQPQTQQLPGELNRTLAELRTTLQGVSPQSPVYGDVQKTLRSIDRTLQQAAPVLNTLKEQPNALIFNSSATDPTPKGSR
- a CDS encoding PqiC family protein; the encoded protein is MSLFAKLSAATTALLLAACASTPATQYFSLPDSAFVPPAGQSSGQTAVQIILAEPLGQGGLVYQTDAHRLNFARHHLWAAPLDQSLAAAFSNRLNRRGSARFVPYGRGNGLPVLKIYIEQFQGSFQGHTLVSGYAQWPNGRTTPFNIQTPQQGDGYPAMVESLSQGLNRAADTVGGH
- the nfsA gene encoding oxygen-insensitive NADPH nitroreductase, which translates into the protein MPTQFNSQPVLTTALAHRSIRKFTAEPVAPEQLAAVLEAGHAASSSSFMQCIHIIRVTDPAVREQLYQIAAQQEYVHLAPEFLVFCIDYTKHRHLVPNIQTDYTEALLLGAVDAGITAQNVLLAAESLGLGGVYIGSLRNDIASAAEALGLPDTAVPLFGLCLGHPAQDPLHRPRLPLDAIVSENRYRECGSDTLDAYNRELAAYYQARSGLDLDWRGQIARTLAQPLRPHILPFLQARGFAKK
- a CDS encoding beta-class carbonic anhydrase gives rise to the protein MNLLNEIIDHNKRFVESGKYVEFFSDKYPEKKLAILSCMDTRILELLYAALGLKNGDAKVIRNAGAVVLHPWGSVMRSLLVGVFDLHVEEIMVVAHHDCGMCGFSPERLLNKARAAGIPEANINTLRHAGIDLDGWLTGFDNADDSVRHTVNLIKQHPLMPAHIAVHGLVIHPTTGKLTVVVDGNKKTAE
- a CDS encoding bacteriohemerythrin, whose amino-acid sequence is MPFVYWTSDLDTGFDDIDAQHKQLVDYINKLYDAREANDKEAVEQEFQHLIDYTVEHFSYEEMMLEEAQYRLVEQHRKVHQNFVNRMTTLQARYHNGDAEALNEVIDLCEGWLFRHIRINDHGYIDSVKASGIRS